In a single window of the Micromonospora sp. WMMD1155 genome:
- the infB gene encoding translation initiation factor IF-2 translates to MAGKARVHELAKELGVESKTVLAKLKEMGEFVKSASSTVEAPVARRLRNAFVASAGAPAPAAPSAPASTPAPNPTPTTSPTPGAPRVSAKPMPPRRPAAPMPGPKPKGPVPAAPQPAAPVAKPASAHDIEVAAAEARAAALKAEQEAAVKAAQAARQQQRENPVRREPPADGGNRPGPRPGPAAMPPRPGSPAARPSAPAPGPGARPGGRPPARGAGNNPFGIQGGQQQRPPAAGAGGPRPNTPAGMPPRPSPNSMPPRPSPASMPSQRPAAGRPGPGGAGRPGGGAGRPGGGGGGFRGGPGGGGGGYRGGPGGGAGAGGGGGYRGGPGGGGGAPGGGFRPGAPAGGGGRPGAGGRGRGGGAAGAFGRPGGRPTRGRKSKKQRRQEFDNLSAPTMSSGAPRGQGQVVRLSRGASLSDFADKINANPGSLVQEMFNLGEMVTATQSCSDDTLQLLGEHLGFDIQIVSPEDEDRELLAQFNIDLDAEVAEERLVSRAPVVTVMGHVDHGKTKLLDAIRKANVVAGEAGGITQHIGAYQVHVPHEGVDRAVTFIDTPGHEAFTAMRARGAQVTDIVILVVAADDGVMPQTIEALNHAKAADVPIVVAVNKVDKPDANPDKVRQQLTEYGLVAEEYGGETMFVNVAAKPGIGIEELLEAVLLTADASLELTAPIDGPAQGVAIEAHLDKGRGAVATVLVQKGTLRAGDSIVAGGAHGRVRAMLDENGNQLSEAGPARPVMVLGLTAPPGAGDTFLAAADDRTVRQIAEQRQARRRAAAFANSRGRATLETLMEQLKEGEKTSLNLILKGDVSGSVEALEDALFNLDIPEEVQLKVLDRGVGAITESNVMLASASSEPVTIIGFNVRASNKVREMADREGVEIRYYTVIYQAIEEIEAALKGLLKPEYEEAELGTAEIRDVFRSSKIGNISGCIVRSGIIRRNAKARLLRDGTVVADNLTITSLKRFKDDATEVREGFECGLTLGGYNNVQVGDVIETFEMREKVRA, encoded by the coding sequence GTGGCAGGCAAGGCCCGCGTACACGAGCTTGCAAAAGAGCTCGGGGTCGAGAGTAAGACCGTTCTCGCCAAACTGAAGGAAATGGGCGAGTTCGTGAAGTCCGCGTCGAGCACCGTCGAGGCGCCCGTCGCCCGGCGGCTGCGTAACGCATTCGTCGCGTCCGCCGGTGCTCCGGCGCCGGCCGCCCCGTCGGCGCCCGCGTCGACGCCGGCTCCCAACCCGACCCCGACGACGTCCCCGACCCCGGGCGCGCCCCGGGTCTCGGCCAAGCCGATGCCGCCTCGGCGGCCGGCAGCGCCGATGCCCGGCCCGAAGCCGAAGGGTCCGGTGCCCGCTGCGCCGCAGCCCGCGGCCCCGGTCGCCAAGCCGGCGAGCGCCCACGACATCGAGGTGGCGGCCGCGGAGGCGCGTGCCGCCGCGCTGAAGGCTGAGCAGGAGGCCGCGGTCAAGGCCGCGCAGGCCGCCCGTCAGCAGCAGCGGGAGAACCCGGTTCGCCGGGAGCCTCCGGCAGACGGTGGCAACCGCCCCGGCCCCCGGCCGGGTCCGGCCGCGATGCCGCCCCGCCCCGGTTCGCCGGCAGCTCGCCCGAGCGCGCCTGCTCCGGGTCCGGGTGCCCGACCGGGTGGTCGCCCGCCGGCGCGCGGCGCCGGTAACAACCCGTTCGGCATCCAGGGTGGCCAGCAGCAGCGGCCCCCGGCCGCCGGTGCGGGTGGTCCTCGGCCCAACACCCCGGCGGGCATGCCGCCGCGGCCGAGCCCGAACTCCATGCCGCCGCGGCCCAGCCCGGCGTCGATGCCGAGCCAGCGTCCGGCTGCCGGTCGTCCCGGTCCCGGTGGCGCTGGTCGCCCCGGTGGTGGCGCTGGTCGCCCCGGCGGTGGCGGCGGTGGCTTCCGTGGCGGTCCCGGTGGTGGCGGCGGTGGTTACCGCGGCGGCCCCGGTGGCGGCGCGGGTGCCGGTGGTGGCGGTGGCTACCGTGGCGGTCCCGGCGGCGGCGGCGGTGCCCCCGGTGGCGGGTTCCGTCCGGGTGCGCCGGCCGGTGGTGGCGGCCGTCCGGGTGCGGGTGGTCGTGGCCGTGGCGGCGGTGCCGCGGGTGCCTTCGGGCGTCCGGGTGGCCGGCCGACGCGCGGTCGCAAGTCCAAGAAGCAGCGCAGACAGGAGTTCGACAACCTGTCGGCTCCGACCATGAGCTCGGGTGCTCCCCGGGGTCAGGGTCAGGTCGTCCGGCTGTCCCGCGGCGCCTCGCTGTCCGACTTCGCCGACAAGATCAACGCCAACCCTGGTTCGCTGGTCCAGGAGATGTTCAACCTGGGCGAGATGGTCACCGCGACCCAGTCCTGCTCTGACGACACCCTGCAGCTGCTGGGTGAGCACCTGGGCTTCGACATCCAGATCGTCAGCCCGGAGGACGAGGACCGCGAGCTGCTCGCGCAGTTCAACATCGACCTCGACGCGGAGGTGGCCGAGGAGCGTCTGGTCAGCCGTGCGCCGGTGGTGACCGTCATGGGTCACGTCGACCACGGTAAGACCAAGCTGCTCGACGCGATCCGTAAGGCGAACGTCGTGGCCGGTGAGGCGGGTGGCATCACCCAGCACATCGGTGCGTACCAGGTGCACGTTCCGCACGAGGGTGTGGACCGCGCGGTGACCTTCATCGACACCCCGGGTCACGAGGCGTTCACCGCCATGCGTGCCCGTGGTGCCCAGGTGACGGACATCGTGATCCTGGTCGTCGCGGCCGACGACGGCGTGATGCCGCAGACCATCGAGGCGTTGAACCACGCCAAGGCGGCCGACGTGCCGATCGTGGTCGCGGTCAACAAGGTCGACAAGCCGGACGCCAACCCGGACAAGGTCCGCCAGCAGCTGACCGAGTACGGCCTGGTCGCCGAGGAGTACGGCGGCGAGACCATGTTCGTCAACGTGGCCGCCAAGCCGGGCATCGGCATCGAGGAGCTGCTCGAGGCCGTCCTGCTGACCGCCGACGCGTCGCTGGAGCTGACCGCTCCGATCGACGGGCCGGCGCAGGGTGTGGCCATCGAGGCGCACCTGGACAAGGGCCGCGGTGCGGTGGCGACGGTGCTGGTGCAGAAGGGCACCCTGCGGGCCGGCGACTCGATCGTCGCCGGTGGGGCGCACGGCCGGGTCCGGGCCATGCTCGACGAGAACGGCAACCAGCTCTCCGAGGCTGGGCCGGCGCGTCCGGTCATGGTTCTGGGTCTGACCGCGCCGCCCGGCGCGGGCGACACCTTCCTCGCGGCGGCGGACGACCGCACGGTGCGGCAGATCGCCGAGCAGCGGCAGGCGCGGCGGCGGGCGGCGGCATTCGCCAACTCCCGTGGTCGGGCCACCCTCGAGACGCTCATGGAGCAGCTCAAGGAGGGCGAGAAGACGTCGCTCAACCTCATCCTCAAGGGCGATGTCTCCGGTTCGGTGGAGGCCCTGGAGGACGCGCTGTTCAACCTCGACATCCCCGAGGAGGTCCAGCTCAAGGTCCTCGACCGGGGCGTCGGTGCGATCACCGAGAGCAACGTCATGCTCGCGAGTGCGTCGTCCGAGCCGGTCACGATCATCGGCTTCAACGTGCGGGCCTCCAACAAGGTCCGTGAGATGGCCGACCGCGAGGGCGTGGAGATCCGGTACTACACCGTCATCTACCAGGCCATCGAGGAGATCGAGGCAGCGCTCAAGGGCCTGCTCAAGCCGGAGTACGAGGAGGCCGAGCTGGGCACCGCGGAGATCCGCGACGTGTTCCGCTCGTCCAAGATCGGCAACATCTCCGGTTGCATCGTCCGGTCGGGCATCATCCGACGCAACGCGAAGGCTCGACTGCTTCGGGACGGGACGGTCGTGGCGGACAATCTCACGATCACCTCGCTGAAGCGGTTCAAGGACGACGCCACCGAGGTCCGCGAGGGCTTCGAGTGTGGTCTGACCCTGGGCGGCTACAACAACGTCCAGGTCGGCGACGTCATCGAGACCTTCGAGATGCGGGAGAAGGTTCGCGCCTGA
- the rimP gene encoding ribosome maturation factor RimP — protein MTQRGRATRPTGRPRAAAGPRGGDLAGRRARLRAVIEPVVNDAGYDLEDLSVSRAGRRHVVRVMVDADGGIDLDAVADVSRAVSAALDAAEETGGDIVAGEYQLEVSSPGVDRPLTLPRHWRRNVSRLVKVTVRGATALPGQRGEQPTGDRQLTGRVIAADDEGVQLETEDGRTSWAYAQLGPGRVQVEFTRLAELGEADEEFDDADDSDEFDDSDDIDDEDDVEDEER, from the coding sequence ATGACGCAGCGTGGCCGTGCCACCAGGCCGACCGGTCGACCCCGCGCTGCCGCGGGTCCCCGCGGTGGCGACCTCGCCGGGCGGCGTGCCCGGTTGCGGGCCGTGATCGAGCCCGTCGTCAACGACGCCGGCTACGACCTGGAGGACCTGTCGGTCTCCCGGGCCGGTCGCCGGCACGTGGTGCGGGTGATGGTGGACGCCGACGGCGGGATCGACCTGGACGCCGTCGCCGACGTCTCCCGGGCGGTCTCGGCCGCGCTGGACGCCGCGGAGGAGACCGGTGGCGACATCGTCGCCGGGGAATACCAGCTCGAGGTCAGTTCGCCGGGCGTCGACCGGCCACTCACCCTGCCCCGGCACTGGCGGCGCAACGTGAGCCGGCTCGTCAAGGTCACCGTCCGGGGCGCGACCGCGCTGCCCGGCCAGCGCGGCGAGCAGCCCACCGGTGATCGCCAACTGACCGGCCGGGTGATCGCCGCCGACGACGAGGGCGTGCAGCTGGAGACCGAGGACGGCCGGACCTCCTGGGCGTACGCCCAACTGGGCCCGGGTCGCGTGCAGGTCGAGTTCACCCGCCTCGCCGAGCTCGGCGAGGCGGACGAGGAGTTCGACGACGCGGACGACAGTGACGAGTTCGACGATTCAGACGACATCGACGACGAAGATGATGTGGAGGACGAGGAGAGGTGA
- a CDS encoding ABC transporter ATP-binding protein translates to MLELRAVHRTHGTGPAAVHALQGVSLAVRPGELVAVMGPSGSGKSTLLALAGGLDRPTGGEVRVEGQPLGALDRRGLAQLRRRRIGYIFQQLNLLGSLSALENVALPLELDGTSGRRARALARAALTEVGLPGLGDRFPDQLSGGQQQRVAIARALVGERRLVLADEPTGALDSQTGEAVLHLLRRRIDAGAAGVLVTHEARHAGWADRVVFLRDGVLVDTTAPLGSVEQLLSGSER, encoded by the coding sequence GTGTTGGAGCTCCGCGCCGTCCACCGCACCCACGGCACCGGACCGGCGGCGGTGCACGCGCTGCAGGGCGTCAGCCTGGCCGTCCGGCCCGGCGAACTGGTCGCCGTGATGGGACCGTCCGGATCCGGCAAGTCGACGTTGCTGGCCCTGGCCGGAGGGCTGGACCGGCCGACCGGCGGCGAGGTCCGGGTCGAGGGGCAACCGCTCGGGGCCCTGGACCGGCGCGGGCTCGCCCAGTTGCGTCGCCGCCGGATCGGCTACATCTTCCAGCAGCTCAACCTGCTGGGCAGTCTGAGCGCGCTGGAGAACGTGGCGCTCCCGTTGGAGCTCGACGGCACCAGCGGACGCCGCGCCCGCGCGCTGGCCCGGGCCGCGCTCACCGAGGTGGGCCTGCCCGGGCTGGGTGACCGCTTCCCCGACCAACTCTCCGGCGGCCAGCAGCAGCGGGTGGCCATCGCCCGCGCGCTGGTGGGTGAACGCCGGTTGGTCCTCGCCGACGAGCCCACCGGCGCACTGGACTCGCAGACCGGCGAGGCGGTGCTGCACCTGCTGCGCCGCCGCATCGACGCGGGCGCCGCCGGAGTGCTGGTCACCCACGAGGCACGACACGCGGGCTGGGCGGACCGGGTGGTGTTCCTCCGCGACGGCGTGCTCGTCGACACGACGGCACCGCTGGGCAGCGTCGAACAGTTGCTGTCCGGCAGCGAGCGGTGA
- a CDS encoding YlxR family protein produces MVRRTQPERTCVGCRQRAPASELLRIVAVRDEAGHSLRPDPLRRLPGRGANMHPDPACFALAVRRRAFGRALRITEVLDHGVLAKHVDAPTTTSGQPDRARVASRVGRPT; encoded by the coding sequence GTGGTACGACGCACGCAGCCGGAGCGCACCTGTGTGGGCTGCCGACAACGTGCGCCGGCCAGCGAATTGCTGCGGATAGTCGCGGTCAGGGACGAGGCTGGTCACAGCCTCCGGCCTGATCCGCTTCGCAGGCTGCCGGGTCGGGGAGCGAACATGCATCCGGATCCGGCCTGCTTCGCGCTGGCGGTGCGGCGTCGCGCCTTCGGGCGTGCGCTGCGCATCACCGAGGTCCTCGACCACGGTGTGCTGGCGAAGCACGTCGATGCGCCAACCACTACGTCCGGTCAGCCCGACCGGGCGAGGGTCGCTAGCAGGGTAGGACGACCGACATGA
- the nusA gene encoding transcription termination factor NusA, whose amino-acid sequence MNIDLAALRALEREREIPFDTILAAIETALLTAYRHTDGAEPHARVEIDRKSGAALVYAQEMDSDGSLVREWDDTPHDFGRIAAMTAKQVILQRLREATDEVHFGEYVGREGDLVTGVVQAHETRTEKGIVSVDLGKLEGVLPQSEQVPGERYAHGERVRCVVVHVAKGMRGPQITLSRSHPALVKKLFALEVPEIADGTVEIGAIAREAGHRTKIAVRSTTPGVNAKGACIGPMGQRVRAVMSELHGEKIDIIDWSDDPATFVGNALSPAKALRVEVVDLAGRAARVTVPDFQLSLAIGREGQNARLAARLTGWRIDIRSDAEQTAPAAREGADHVREPGGAISGG is encoded by the coding sequence GTGAACATCGACCTCGCGGCGCTGCGCGCACTCGAGCGCGAGCGGGAGATCCCGTTCGACACGATTCTCGCGGCGATCGAGACCGCGTTGCTGACCGCTTACCGGCACACCGACGGCGCCGAGCCGCACGCCCGGGTGGAGATCGACCGCAAGTCCGGCGCGGCCCTGGTGTACGCGCAGGAGATGGACTCCGACGGCAGTCTGGTGCGGGAGTGGGACGACACCCCGCACGACTTCGGCCGGATCGCCGCCATGACCGCCAAGCAGGTGATCCTCCAGCGGCTGCGGGAGGCCACCGACGAGGTGCACTTCGGTGAGTACGTGGGCCGCGAGGGTGACCTGGTCACCGGCGTGGTGCAGGCGCACGAGACGCGTACCGAGAAGGGCATCGTCAGCGTCGACCTGGGCAAGCTGGAGGGCGTGCTGCCGCAGTCCGAGCAGGTGCCCGGTGAGCGGTACGCCCACGGCGAGCGGGTCCGCTGCGTGGTGGTGCACGTGGCCAAGGGCATGCGCGGGCCGCAGATCACCCTGTCCCGGTCGCACCCGGCGCTGGTCAAGAAGCTCTTCGCGCTGGAGGTCCCGGAGATCGCCGACGGCACTGTCGAGATCGGCGCGATCGCCCGTGAGGCAGGTCACCGCACGAAGATCGCCGTCCGCTCCACGACTCCCGGGGTCAACGCCAAGGGTGCCTGCATCGGGCCGATGGGTCAGCGGGTACGCGCCGTGATGAGCGAGTTGCACGGCGAAAAGATCGACATCATCGACTGGTCGGACGACCCGGCCACCTTCGTCGGCAACGCGTTGTCGCCGGCCAAGGCGCTGCGGGTCGAGGTGGTCGACCTGGCCGGTCGGGCCGCCCGGGTGACGGTTCCCGACTTCCAGCTGTCGCTCGCCATCGGCCGGGAGGGGCAGAATGCCCGACTCGCGGCCCGTCTGACCGGTTGGCGGATCGACATCCGCTCCGATGCGGAGCAGACCGCCCCGGCCGCGCGTGAGGGAGCTGATCACGTGCGGGAGCCGGGCGGCGCGATCTCGGGCGGCTAG
- a CDS encoding FtsX-like permease family protein: protein MTVRRTRQVPVRPSAMVGRRRIAELTGSWRTALRIARRESRRARGRTALVLAMIALPVAALAFLAASYDMAELTPQERVDRRLGVADAELQWVANGPIGQDDWGEGWSTTNGTAPGRATAAQMTALLGPGSRVTEVRPHAPLTLRGPNRDEDVAGRVLDLGDPLARGLVRFLAGRAPQQPGEVAVSQAALRRLDLRLGDAVTVADGSRAYTVVGLVEFPDDLGPVVALHPGAVPRTGPEPDSVWLADVPGTVDAALVSRLNERGVLVTARHPTGAGGGANRTWFGLTGASDANDLSTGFLIAGLGLLEVVLLVGPAFAVGVRRRRRDLALVAVAGGDAAQLRRVVLADGVVLGVLGAAAGLVVGVGAAFAGRPLMEEHVFGARFGGYRCWPGALVLLGAVAVLAGVLAALAPAWTAARQDVSAGLAGRRTPPVSPARWLVVGLALVVGGAGLAAYGASRTSPAVILTGLILGELGLVSCTPTLIGTLARLGRLLPLAPRIAVRDASRNRASAVPAICAVMAAVAGSVALGGYLASDDARDARAYQPMLPTGHMLVYQNGSGQQPTLAQVADAARDQLGVGAVAAVHAPDCASGRTVYCDIAPVLPTDRACPWQIGDDLPASHRQQARTDPRCGADPTGGYVQPEVDDGSALPLLTGADPTTTAAAVAVLRAGGVVVTDPRYLHDGLVTVRVSRMDTEPDQLTEVRDLPGYALPRAVGHPRLLLSTGAARHLGLDWSPAGWVVGSTTPPDEEQQARFSAALRSFGTFSLNVEQGAAPRDVSPLLLLLAAAAGLITVGAAGIATALAAAEGRAELTTLAAVGAAPGLRRLLAVCQAGVIAGLGSVLGIVAGLGTAAIVLFSVNRQYAGDWPVPDPYPILVPWPTLGVLVLVPVVAMLGAGLFTRARLPIERRLD from the coding sequence GTGACCGTCCGCCGTACGCGGCAGGTCCCGGTCCGACCCTCCGCCATGGTCGGTCGGCGGCGGATCGCCGAGCTGACCGGCTCCTGGCGGACCGCGCTGCGGATCGCGCGACGCGAGTCCCGCCGCGCCCGGGGTCGAACGGCCCTGGTGCTCGCGATGATCGCCCTGCCGGTGGCCGCGCTGGCCTTCCTCGCGGCGAGCTACGACATGGCCGAACTGACCCCGCAGGAACGTGTCGACCGTCGACTCGGTGTCGCCGACGCGGAGTTGCAGTGGGTCGCCAACGGCCCGATCGGACAGGACGACTGGGGTGAGGGTTGGAGCACGACCAACGGCACGGCACCGGGGAGGGCCACCGCGGCCCAGATGACCGCGCTGCTGGGGCCGGGCAGCAGGGTCACCGAGGTACGCCCGCACGCCCCACTGACCCTGCGCGGCCCGAACCGTGACGAGGACGTGGCCGGTCGGGTGCTGGACCTCGGTGACCCGCTGGCCCGCGGGCTGGTGCGGTTCCTGGCCGGCCGGGCACCGCAGCAGCCCGGCGAGGTCGCGGTCAGCCAGGCGGCACTGCGCCGCCTGGACCTACGCCTCGGTGACGCCGTCACGGTCGCCGACGGGAGCAGGGCGTACACCGTGGTGGGGCTGGTCGAGTTCCCCGACGACCTCGGTCCGGTCGTGGCGCTGCACCCGGGAGCCGTACCGAGGACCGGTCCGGAGCCGGACAGCGTCTGGTTGGCGGACGTGCCCGGGACCGTCGACGCGGCGCTGGTGTCCCGGCTGAACGAGCGTGGGGTGCTGGTCACCGCTCGGCACCCGACCGGCGCGGGGGGCGGGGCGAACCGGACGTGGTTCGGGTTGACCGGGGCGAGCGACGCCAACGACCTGAGTACCGGCTTCCTGATCGCCGGCCTCGGGCTGTTGGAGGTCGTCCTGCTGGTCGGGCCGGCCTTCGCCGTCGGCGTCCGTCGCCGACGTCGGGATCTGGCGCTGGTCGCGGTGGCCGGTGGGGACGCCGCCCAACTGCGCCGGGTCGTGCTGGCCGACGGCGTGGTGCTCGGTGTGCTGGGTGCCGCCGCCGGCCTGGTCGTCGGCGTCGGCGCGGCGTTCGCCGGACGCCCGCTGATGGAGGAGCACGTCTTCGGCGCCCGCTTCGGCGGCTACCGCTGTTGGCCGGGCGCCCTGGTGCTGCTCGGCGCGGTGGCGGTGCTGGCCGGGGTGCTCGCCGCGCTGGCACCGGCGTGGACGGCGGCCCGGCAGGACGTCAGCGCCGGGCTCGCCGGGCGGCGTACCCCACCGGTGTCCCCCGCCCGGTGGTTGGTGGTCGGTCTGGCGCTGGTGGTGGGCGGGGCGGGGCTGGCGGCTTACGGGGCCAGCCGGACCTCCCCGGCGGTGATCCTCACCGGTCTGATCCTCGGCGAGTTGGGGCTGGTGTCCTGCACGCCCACGTTGATCGGGACGCTCGCCCGCCTCGGTCGGCTGTTGCCGTTGGCACCGCGGATCGCGGTGCGCGACGCCAGCCGCAACCGGGCCTCGGCGGTGCCGGCCATCTGCGCCGTGATGGCCGCCGTCGCCGGCAGCGTGGCGCTCGGTGGGTACCTGGCCAGTGACGATGCCCGCGACGCACGTGCCTACCAGCCGATGCTGCCGACCGGCCACATGCTGGTCTACCAGAACGGGTCGGGTCAGCAGCCCACGCTGGCCCAGGTCGCCGACGCGGCCCGGGACCAGTTGGGGGTCGGCGCGGTGGCCGCCGTCCACGCGCCGGACTGCGCGTCGGGGCGCACCGTCTACTGCGACATCGCGCCGGTGCTCCCGACGGACCGGGCGTGCCCCTGGCAGATCGGCGACGACCTCCCCGCGTCGCACCGTCAGCAGGCCCGGACCGACCCACGCTGCGGCGCGGACCCCACCGGGGGCTACGTGCAACCCGAGGTGGACGACGGCAGCGCGCTACCACTTCTCACCGGCGCCGACCCCACGACGACCGCGGCGGCCGTGGCGGTCCTGCGCGCCGGTGGCGTGGTGGTGACCGACCCGCGTTACCTGCACGACGGCCTGGTGACGGTACGCGTCAGCCGGATGGACACCGAGCCGGACCAGCTGACCGAGGTCCGTGACCTGCCGGGGTACGCGCTGCCCCGGGCGGTCGGCCATCCCCGTCTGCTGCTGTCCACCGGCGCGGCCCGACACCTCGGCCTGGACTGGTCCCCGGCCGGCTGGGTGGTCGGCAGCACCACTCCGCCCGACGAGGAGCAGCAGGCACGGTTCAGCGCCGCCCTGCGCTCGTTCGGCACGTTCTCGCTCAACGTGGAGCAGGGTGCCGCACCCCGCGACGTCTCACCGCTGCTCCTGCTGCTCGCGGCCGCGGCCGGACTGATCACGGTGGGAGCGGCGGGTATCGCCACCGCACTCGCCGCCGCCGAGGGACGCGCCGAGCTGACCACCCTCGCGGCCGTCGGCGCGGCACCGGGGTTGCGCCGATTGCTGGCGGTCTGTCAGGCCGGCGTCATCGCCGGGCTCGGATCGGTGCTCGGCATCGTGGCCGGGCTCGGCACCGCGGCGATCGTGCTGTTCTCGGTCAACCGGCAGTACGCCGGCGACTGGCCGGTCCCCGACCCGTACCCGATCCTGGTGCCCTGGCCGACCCTCGGCGTGCTGGTGCTGGTGCCGGTGGTGGCGATGCTCGGGGCGGGCCTGTTCACCCGCGCCCGACTGCCGATCGAACGGCGACTGGACTGA
- a CDS encoding PadR family transcriptional regulator, with the protein MSIRHGLLALLERGQMYGYQLRAAFEESTGSTWPLNIGQVYTTLARLERDGLVRPLPESEAGQRPYEITDAGRADLALWFATPISRTDRPRDELAIKLALALTTPGVDVRSVVQAQRSATMRALQELTRLKYGSNRPEDLPWRLVLDSMVFQAEAEVRWLDHCETSLVRHQPTGPAFPLSPPGDDDARDAARWAGEEARR; encoded by the coding sequence ATGTCCATCCGTCACGGGTTGCTCGCCCTGCTCGAACGCGGCCAGATGTACGGCTACCAGCTGCGCGCCGCGTTCGAGGAGTCGACCGGCTCGACCTGGCCGCTGAACATCGGGCAGGTCTACACCACGCTGGCCCGACTGGAGCGAGACGGTCTGGTGCGCCCGCTGCCGGAGAGCGAGGCCGGGCAGCGCCCGTACGAGATCACCGACGCGGGCCGGGCGGACCTGGCGCTGTGGTTCGCCACCCCGATCAGCCGCACCGACCGTCCCCGCGACGAGTTGGCGATCAAGCTGGCGTTGGCGTTGACCACCCCGGGGGTGGACGTCCGCTCGGTGGTGCAGGCCCAGCGCAGCGCGACGATGCGTGCCCTGCAGGAGCTGACCCGGCTGAAGTACGGCAGCAATCGGCCGGAGGACCTCCCCTGGCGCCTGGTACTGGATTCGATGGTGTTCCAGGCCGAGGCGGAGGTGCGCTGGCTGGACCACTGCGAGACCAGTCTGGTGCGGCACCAACCCACCGGCCCGGCATTCCCCCTATCCCCACCGGGGGACGACGACGCACGTGACGCGGCGAGGTGGGCCGGCGAGGAGGCGCGACGGTGA
- a CDS encoding ferritin-like domain-containing protein yields MRQPSAGEALASALSAEYAAIYAYGRIGVRLTGAAREAAHQAEAAHRRRRDTLVVQLTTAGGVVPPDRAGYALPFPVTDRASALRLAAEVEERTAAHWRAALASTTGADRDQALAALVEYAVRATRWRKTAGSTPLTVPFPGRPA; encoded by the coding sequence GTGAGGCAACCGTCCGCCGGGGAGGCCCTCGCCTCCGCCCTGTCCGCCGAGTACGCGGCCATCTACGCCTACGGCCGGATCGGCGTCCGGCTCACCGGCGCGGCACGGGAGGCGGCACACCAGGCGGAGGCCGCGCACCGACGTCGACGCGACACCCTGGTCGTGCAGCTCACCACCGCCGGCGGCGTCGTGCCGCCGGACCGGGCCGGCTACGCGCTGCCGTTCCCGGTCACCGACCGGGCCAGCGCCCTGCGGCTCGCCGCCGAGGTGGAGGAACGCACGGCCGCGCACTGGCGGGCGGCGTTGGCGTCCACCACCGGCGCCGACCGGGACCAGGCCCTGGCCGCCCTGGTGGAGTACGCCGTTCGCGCCACCCGGTGGCGTAAGACGGCCGGGTCGACCCCGCTGACCGTCCCGTTTCCCGGTCGACCGGCCTGA
- a CDS encoding nitroreductase/quinone reductase family protein, whose translation MSVLGNLTRRVGHYRWFGAAARLLVPADRVIGRLTRGRVVALGLMPSLVITTTGRRSGKPRSNPLLYVPDGDAYVVIGSNWGQTHHPGWAMNLLADPAATVDVKGRRLPVRGDRASGAERDRLWRLLVTEWPAYRTYVQRAGGREIHIFRLVPTGRGEPAAPPPAG comes from the coding sequence GTGTCAGTGCTGGGAAATCTCACCCGCCGAGTCGGTCACTACCGGTGGTTCGGTGCCGCCGCACGTCTGTTGGTTCCCGCCGACCGGGTGATCGGCCGGCTCACTCGGGGTCGGGTGGTCGCGCTCGGCCTGATGCCGTCCCTGGTGATCACCACGACCGGCCGCCGCTCCGGCAAGCCGCGCAGCAACCCGCTGCTGTACGTGCCGGACGGTGACGCCTACGTGGTGATCGGTTCCAACTGGGGGCAGACGCACCACCCCGGCTGGGCGATGAACCTGCTCGCCGATCCGGCCGCCACAGTGGACGTGAAGGGCCGCCGACTCCCGGTGCGCGGCGACCGGGCGTCCGGCGCCGAACGGGACCGGCTGTGGCGACTGCTGGTCACCGAGTGGCCCGCGTACCGCACGTACGTCCAGCGGGCCGGTGGCCGGGAGATCCACATCTTCCGGCTGGTACCGACCGGGCGCGGCGAGCCCGCAGCTCCCCCGCCGGCTGGCTAA